From the genome of Synechococcales cyanobacterium T60_A2020_003, one region includes:
- a CDS encoding Uma2 family endonuclease, which produces MTVAKPASLTLEEFLQLPETKPPSEYVNGQIIQKPMPKTRHARLQGKLIEAINAVTETQKIAYAFPELRYTFGDRSIIPDISVFLWQSIALDENAEPLDTVLIPPNWTIEILSPNQSSNHVTGNILHGLNYGCQLGWLIDLDDRSVMIFQPQRQPTLLYQDDRLRVLDEIELELTVVQLFGWLKMGVE; this is translated from the coding sequence ATGACTGTTGCGAAACCTGCATCACTGACGCTAGAAGAGTTTCTGCAATTGCCAGAAACAAAGCCTCCTAGTGAATATGTCAACGGTCAAATCATCCAGAAGCCGATGCCCAAAACCCGTCACGCAAGGCTTCAGGGAAAGTTGATCGAGGCAATTAACGCAGTCACCGAAACCCAAAAGATCGCCTATGCGTTTCCAGAACTTCGCTACACCTTTGGCGATCGCTCCATTATTCCCGACATCTCTGTATTTTTGTGGCAGAGTATCGCCCTTGATGAAAATGCAGAACCGTTAGACACCGTTCTTATTCCCCCCAACTGGACAATCGAGATCCTTTCACCCAATCAAAGTTCCAATCACGTGACTGGGAATATCCTGCACGGCCTCAATTACGGCTGCCAGTTGGGCTGGTTGATTGACCTTGATGATCGTTCGGTGATGATCTTTCAACCGCAACGACAGCCAACGCTGCTTTATCAAGACGATAGGCTGAGGGTTTTAGACGAAATTGAGCTAGAGCTTACCGTAGTCCAGCTCTTTGGCTGGTTAAAAATGGGCGTAGAATAA
- a CDS encoding helix-turn-helix domain-containing protein: MVAATYCPESRKSPQILVSIEELRGYFRNAETDLYRSKGFRKILAEFKKQGTLTSEVQAAIKAMCREAIRSTLRQVCCLEPPPVRSELPIAPAASSDAERSPHLAAITEGVITPAPLPLNLPPLETPEATDGTPAPFLSVQDFTFETVTHLSVNPVSVTPEPSTLQGVTPPPAEAEAMADAEAESAEVQAIPAQKRDRPTLNAVNPAYWWSLLHRPKPYVPTPEELRQSQLQAIGKTLQDARLAQNMPLEALHQRTLVARHQIRAIEAGGGKWLPEDIYLKGFIQRMGNELGLDGLALANQLTPLPVPDSQRPSWYSQSPAIAASSLNPTQLYIGYAAVVAGSVWGLSWVSQHPIDGSQIPVLQSALGGQSPSLQPQVAQEGLKIAPQATVDTAGNIKIQFSERRVRSPLAPEKAAMEAVDSQT, from the coding sequence ATGGTAGCTGCAACGTACTGTCCAGAATCGCGTAAGAGTCCCCAGATTTTGGTCTCGATTGAGGAACTGCGGGGGTATTTTCGAAACGCCGAAACAGATTTATATCGCAGTAAAGGATTCCGAAAGATTTTGGCGGAGTTCAAGAAGCAAGGAACGCTAACCTCAGAGGTGCAAGCCGCGATAAAGGCAATGTGCCGGGAGGCTATCCGTTCAACGCTACGTCAGGTCTGCTGCCTAGAGCCGCCGCCTGTGCGGTCAGAACTCCCGATTGCACCTGCGGCGTCAAGTGATGCTGAGCGATCGCCCCACCTCGCCGCGATAACGGAAGGTGTCATTACGCCTGCTCCTCTCCCTCTCAACCTCCCTCCCCTCGAAACTCCTGAAGCGACCGATGGAACTCCAGCGCCATTTCTTTCAGTTCAAGACTTCACCTTTGAGACGGTGACGCATCTGTCCGTCAATCCGGTTAGCGTTACACCTGAACCTTCAACGCTCCAGGGTGTGACCCCTCCCCCGGCGGAGGCAGAGGCAATGGCAGACGCAGAGGCAGAATCCGCCGAGGTTCAAGCTATTCCTGCACAGAAACGCGATCGCCCTACCTTGAACGCAGTGAATCCCGCCTACTGGTGGTCATTGCTGCATCGGCCCAAACCCTATGTGCCAACGCCTGAAGAACTCCGCCAAAGCCAGCTCCAAGCCATTGGCAAAACCCTGCAAGATGCCCGCCTTGCCCAAAATATGCCCCTAGAGGCGCTCCATCAGCGCACCCTCGTTGCTCGTCACCAAATTCGCGCCATCGAAGCCGGGGGTGGAAAGTGGTTGCCGGAAGATATTTATCTCAAGGGCTTTATTCAACGTATGGGCAATGAGTTGGGGTTGGATGGCTTAGCGCTAGCCAATCAGCTCACGCCGTTACCCGTCCCTGACTCCCAGCGCCCCAGTTGGTATTCTCAATCGCCAGCGATCGCTGCCTCTTCCCTGAATCCAACCCAACTTTACATTGGTTATGCGGCGGTTGTAGCGGGCAGTGTTTGGGGCTTGAGTTGGGTGTCCCAACATCCTATTGATGGGTCTCAGATTCCGGTGCTTCAATCCGCTTTGGGTGGGCAGTCCCCGAGTCTTCAGCCCCAAGTCGCCCAAGAAGGACTCAAGATAGCACCGCAGGCGACGGTAGATACGGCAGGGAACATCAAAATTCAGTTTTCTGAACGTCGGGTGCGATCGCCCTTAGCCCCCGAAAAAGCAGCTATGGAAGCGGTTGATTCCCAGACCTAG